TGGACTGATTTTTGTCGGGGCGAACCAGGCCGCACCACGTCCAAGTTTGCAATTTGCGTTTTGATCATGCTTGGTGTGAAGTAATGCTTCAGACTTCTGTCGTGGATTTTACCGTTTGACAACATGGGGCCCTGTTACGAATGTGCATGTTAATCAtaaattaagtaaaaataacTAATACAGACTTGCCTTTTATTTCTGTTGCCCGTTGTTACTTTATGAATGAAATATACACAGGCATGCCGCATGTGTTCTTTGTTGATTAGGagatattttagttttaaagttaaaagtaGACCACCTTTTGACTGCCGTGGAGTTACTTGTGCGGCATTATTCGTAAAATAAGattagaaataaaactttgtctgAGCTACATATTACGTGAATATATACATACtatatataaacattttatacgcaaatattttttatttcattaaaggTAAATatcatacagtatataatgAAGTAATATTGAGCATGGAAGATATTATGAAATACAAACTAAGAACATTAAAACTTTGTGACCTGttcttttatatttaataATTGACAACAAACCAATAGCaaaaatggattgctgaaagttTACCAACAAATGACCCTATTTTATTGTAAGCTGCAATTGGAAGAGTCAGTTATTGTTGGTTATATTGACTTTAGCTGGCCACATCCTAAACTAACGCACTCCACACCTTTCATAGACAACAAGACACACAAACTATATGAAATGTAAATAGCTTTTGTGGACACATTAGATAAAGAAACACTTGAGGGCATTTTCCTGACCCATTTGTTTGGTGGTCGTGGTAACAATGATATAAATACCAATTATCTTCATTATTTTACCCTGTGcttacaaagaaaaattttcagctaAAATGACTTCATTCAATGCCTTTGTTATTTAAAGTAgcaaagtttgatttttgtcATGTAATAATGATATTCTTGGTAAATTAAGAAAAACttattgttgtgttttttttctaaaatctgatttgacaaaaaaattatttcatttgctTAATACTAATGCCTAATGCTGTTAAACGtttgtttaaatataattaGTTACAAATAGTTAGAAATTCTACAACTAAAAATCCAACATAACatgaaaacaataacaaaattttaaaggtacaaataaacataaagtattgtattaataacaaaacaCATATATGAAGTTCAAAAgttaataaattatatatatactgtataacacATCCAACATACAGTTTTCAGATGAGGGTAAGTTCTTTTTGGTTCATTTGGTCCAGAAAGATCAAATCCTTCTTCTTTTCGCTTCACTTCCATATAATATTTTCTAAGCCAGAAAACAAAGCGAGTTTAAAATATACACCATGTGCTAATCAAAATTAGTGACACACTGGTAAATACTTGGACAAAAATCATACTGCAGACTGCAAtgttcatttttaaactttggtGTCTTCGTTGTTTTGTGCTTTCTTATTAAAAGTTATGTGAGTCTGAATGAGGTTATACTTTGTAAGAGCTTTTTGGGGGTGGTTTAATTTCACGAGCTGAGATTCAAAACATATCTACCACTCATGTTAGCCCATGAATATTTCGTTATAATTGGCGTGTGTGTCGTTTTAATAACatattgtgaaatattttatttatgtatGTTATTACTACGGTATGACCTATATATCATGGTAGACCTATTCttattatgaccaaaatttaacattccggtataacaaaaatgtgtttacaagttaaaataagattaaaaattACAGAAGGGAAAATAAGGCAGTTTTCAATGAGATATTGTACGTACAatgatgcaaattttggcgtataatttaatcataaaattttattgcttaCCACTACCAGCATACAAGCGCCAGAATGACTTGATACCTGTGCCCTTCGACTGGAAAGTGGGGCTGTTTTTGATGAGAACTCTTGCATGCAAAGATTCAAATTTTGGCACGATGATGGCGTACACtgaagtttcaattttttgttcatttattaTATACCtattggcgttcaaacaagcagctattttttgtttgcttgttaTAGTTTGccgtaaaaataaaaaagtctGACACAcatgttgatgaatctcgtgcaTGCAGGTGCCACGCTTTACACTATGAGTTAACATACCGGGACTCAATAAAGAAACTGTAAATAATATGAATAAGAAAAATTGGTTGtttgaaagttattttttaataaataaataaacaaaaaattgtggcTTCAGTGCACAACATTACGCTAAAATTTACTTCTTTGCATGCACGGTTTTTTGTTGAACACTGCCGTACTTTTCAGTCAGGCTTgtgaagatttaaaaatatttccaattcAGAGCCCATAGTAAAAAGAGTTATCAAATGAGAATAAGCCTATACTGTATCTACGTATCAACGTGAAAATTTGTTACCTTCATGTCGATTTATAAGTAACAAACGTCTTAAAAAGACGTGTTAAAGATAattaaactttaacaaaaatgcAATTCAGGTTTAGGCTAAGGTCATCTACGATGTCCTATATTCATATCTAAGCAACTTACATTTTTGCTGCAACCGCATCAATCACTTGCTTTGATGTGACATCCATCACAAAAATCTAATTGATGTTTTAGGTGTAGTGTAGCCTTCAGGTTATGATTGTAAAACAAGTCTAGAAGTTATAGTTTGAGGCCTTAATGGGTGACTTGGCCATACAAGTAGCCTAAGCTATtcgaaaaaaaggaaaaaaatctGCAAACAAACTTGGTTTAGTTCCCGTAAAATTATTAAGTCTGTCAGCCGGTAAGTAAAATCTAAAAATGTACTCGTTGTTGCAACAGCGTAGACTGCATATAGTGCTAGTGCAACCTGCAAATTTAACATGCTGTCTGATGAAATGCATGGGTTGCTACAGACGCGtagtaaacaattttcttttccCAACAGTGACAACGAGTGGTCagtttaaaaaagataaaaacttcgaaaatattttcagtgcGTCCTGCGCCACGTTGATTTTTCGTATCACATTAAGTACGGAAACCtaatataaacaatggactcattagAGAAAACGCCAAAAcaagttgaaataaaaaaacagcTGTCAACAATAAGTGTAATGGAGAAACAATTTTCTGATAAAATGTATATGCTAACTAATTATTGCTAAAAATGCATCACAAAGTCATCCCTAATGCATCACTGTAAAGTTTACTATGGTATTGTATCATAGTTTTTATCTTAGGATTGAGTAATATATCTGCACAATATAAACCCGGGTATGATTCCACATTTCTCAAGCCTCGGTTTCGGTACCGGGCTAGGCTTTATTCAAGTTTCGATTAACATTGATTATATTTTATgtggtttttgatttctatttaCTTTATATTGCCCGAAATTGTAACTGTTCGGCAGGACGactaaacacaaaaaattaacattgttATGGCCTTGCCTCAGGGATTTACAAGGTTAGCGCCATTAGATATCGAGCACGGGCTGCAGTATTGCAAGCTCAATTCTCTATAACTATTCCCCCATCAGccgaaaaatttaaatgccTTACATTGCCAAAacgttttcataaaatatcaTAGTCAGCTTTATTGAGAGAAAATTCATTTCGCTAAATAAATAAGGATGATATGGCGAAGGTAGGGCTTGTACGTTGCTGTTGCGATGCTGCGTTGTTACGATGCTGACTCCTTTGCTCAGAAGGTTGCTACTCAGTTGTTTGTtaccttcgctcatatattaaaggaAAAACAAGTACGACCTTCTTACTTCAAGTCTTTAATCGAACTGATGTCCTGCGCGCAGGCAGTGCAAAACGAAAAAGAGAACGGTAAACGAACTAACAGTGCTTATAAACATGTGCTGGGAGCATCGTGAGAGCGCCATCCAgcgacaaacaaacaaaacacccaacggccgctacaatGATATTTACAACTGAAACTAGTTAAGATTGTTATCACAGAACAAACTACGCCTACGGGTTAAATGCAATACCGCTGTTACCGTTGTGTACCTGATCCAAACACCGACATCACGTACTAAAGAGCTCAAATTGTGACGCCATACTTACCGCCAATTATGTCAGAAATAAATTTgtcttattttgcaaaatatattttacggAAATCAAGAACGATTTGATTTTCCATTCCGTTTTGACCTTTTCCGCAGATTTAGCATTTGTGGtattttttagaaatgtaCAGTACAGGCCCAAGCGAGCCACAACATTGTGTTAGAGGTATAGAGTATTGCAAAAGTTATGTAAAATTGCTTTAGTTAGACTCTAACTCTAACCACTGTTAGAGGGATGATTTTTTcactttattttgttttaaacttaatcaagtataataatatattagGCCTAAATGTGTGGACtgcatttgaaaaataacttaaccGATGGCCTATTAAACTGTTAGAGTGTTTTGGTTGGATATTCGTTAACTGCTCTTTTATTATAGTATTGTAATGTATTGTAACCTAGTTTTTGTTTCTCCAGTGCACTTATGCACACCGAGCATTTAAGAGCCTCTAGCTTTATCGGTTTGTTGAGTTACTTTAAACGGTGTCCCAGTTTGCATTGGTCTCGGAGGTTTTGTGCAAATGTgtacaaccagatgacgtcaaagTATGAGTAGCTGGAGTCTAGtgtacaaatgcatcctgCACTATACCCGGAATCGGATTCTTCTTGCACTGATTCTAGTTCTTTCTTAAAGGTCCCTCTCCTATTACTCTTTGGTCGTTTTTTTTCCCGTTTTAAGGTACTTAGGTCATTGCTAATTTTGCTTGACGGCTTTTAGGTAATCGTGAGATATCCTGCTAGCTTAAGGCGGGGAATTGCAACTATTTCATTGAATGGTCGGGACTTCTTTCATTGCAGGATCTCTTTGTTTGTTACTTGGTCTCTGTAGCTCACTTCCAATTTTCTTCAAAGACATTGCTGATGGAATAAAGCTTTTAATTTCAGCTTTTTTGGTCGTCTGACTCTATTGTAGTTAAACTTAGGAATAGAAATGAGTTTATTTTTAGAATCACTTTGCTcacagattggaaagtttactAAGTGAACAGGggttacaaaatttaattgtGTGTAAATAGGCCtaatggctattgtttcattttgattgCGCTGGGAATTTCTCACTCAAACATTTTGGGTAACCGGGTGCAGGTGTGCAAGAGGTCCAAAATCAAGGTGCACCACTCACTGTGAGTGACCACTGACTTAAACACAAGTATTTGAGCCCTCTTTTGTGATGGTAAAAAGAAGACATTCGAGTGCATCAAGCACAGTCTTGAAAGATCTCGCAGGTGCAGTTGCCATCATGCTTTCCACTATGAAGCGTGATggcatgcactgaagcctcaattctttgtttgtttaaaattgtataaaattgGCATTCAATTAACCTGCTTGGcctggtttgtttattataatacAACGTGTTTGTGTACACTGTACTGTGTAGAATTAATAGAAGTTTTGGTTGCCTGTTAAAGATTTTTCTGTGATCATATGCTATAGTTTCTACTACTGGTATGGTTCTAGCTCTAAGCTAAGTTTATTGGATGATTTTAGTGTGTAATCATTTAGTCAAATCATTAAAAAGATAAGCATTTAAGGAAATTTAGTCCTACAATGTAGGTCTAGATACAGACTCTGCCAAATTATGAtatcatttttcaaaatggaTTTATAAATACATTTAACTACATGTTAAAATATTGTCATTGTTACATGCAGGAATGTTTATTATTTCACAGTGTTTGTGCCTGAGAAGATGTTATTTCACATACTCGAAAAAATGGTTGACCCTATGTTCTACTCTGTACCAGACTGACTACTATAAAACACTGGATGTTTCTCGGAATGCCACAGCTCAAGAAATAAAGCGGGCTTACCTCAAGAAATGCAAATATTATCATCCGGACAAGCACCAAGGTGATAAGGGCATGCATGAAAAGTTTGTTGCCATCAACGAAGCTTACAGTGTGCTAAGCAACACAACTGAAAGAAGGAATTTCGATTACCAATCCACTTACCATCAGCCTCGACAGACCAGTGGCTATCAGAGTCAATCACAATACGGCTGGAAGTCTAATGTGAGGTCTGATCCAGAGGATGTTTTTAGACGATATAATGAAAAATACGATGAAAAATTACGCTATAGACAATGGCATTATGAAAAGCAGAAAACCGAGCAACAGCATGAAAGGCGCGATCCATACCATGCTTACTGGGAGCATGTTTATAAAGGACAGCAAAACTTTCATAACAGGTATCAATGGCATAACAGTCGACAAAGACACACTTCTAGTGACACATCTACTCAagataaaataacaaagcaaGAGAAGCACTTCGCCATGTTGTTTTTTGGTGCTTTagttttcataatttattttcgTATTTATACTGCTATGAAATATTCTCGTCAGAATCTACGACCAAATGATAATTTTAATGGTCCTAATGGCGGAGGTATTCCAAGTGTGAAAGATAGTAGAGGACTTGAAATTAAAACAGAAGAAGCTTAGATGGTGATTTTTGTCCCCGgttgtttgaaaatatatttatagtTATTTTTCAGCAATGGTTTGTATGGAAAGGTTTTGTTTATGTTACATCTTTGAATCATTTATTTAGCATTTACTGGTATTCCCCTCGATTTTTTGTAGAGAGTGCAAGTTATAAGTCATACAATGCTTTGAACATGTTTCGGTAAAAAGACCAGACTTTCAACTTCTTAAATTTGCGTAGACATCAATCTTTCGATAATGCCGAGTTTTTAGTTTCATTGCCTTTTTTCCATCCGGCCAATGGTTTattcttttaatgttttactCATTTATAGGAATAGGTTTCCGTTAGGATTAAAAAGCTtatgctttgtgaactatgtgaAAATGCAGCGAGCAGTGTTATTGCAGAAGAGTTTCTGCAGTGGATGTGGATGTTTTAACTTCTATCACATAAGGACAATAACTACTCACTACGAGACCCTCGGCGTGCAACAGAATGCCACGGCCAAAGAAATCAAAGAATCCTATTTGAGAAAATGCAAAGAATACCATCCCGACAAACATGAAGGTAACAAGAGGATGCAcgaaaaatttgtcaagttaAATGCTGCATATCAGACACTAAGTGACCCGAGCAAGAAGTCGGTGTATGACATGCAACTCAAAGGGCCCCTTCACACACAGTACAGTCAGCCAtcttcaaataatttttataacagcCCATTTTATCGTTCATCCCACGAATCAAACTTTCACCCTGGTAGTCCAGAGTTTTATAAGCGGCATTATGAGAGTTTGAGACAACACAGAAATCAATCACCTGGGAGTAGTAACATGCCTCCAATTCGTCCAAAAAGCATAGTTCGTTTCATAATTGCGGCATCTGTCTTTATCTATGTGTCCACTTTTTATGTTATGGTCAAGCGCCATCAAGTGTATAAGCAGCACAACTTGCACTATATAAGGCAAAACCTTGTGAGGGATTCGTAACAATACAAGTAGTTATTTGTCGCAAATTATGCTTTTGCTCTCGTAATAATTTCTTAGGAATtacttttattgcttttaataATTGCATTTTGTTATTAGTAACTTATTTTCAACGTTTAGATACGTATATGACAAGTTTTTGACTTTTAGCAAAGTTCTTTTTGTCAATAGgttcaattttttgtaaaataagaaacctGTCCATATTTATATGACATATATCTACACGCCACTACAACTGTGTAACACTGATCTTTTTGAACAGGCTGGTTACCATTGATCTTGGCTGAGCATCAACTCTTTGTGTCGTTTTATGTTTATTCGTTGTAAGTTTATAAACTTGCTTCCTAATTAGCGATTTGAtagtaacaaacaaatttttgccagttaaaaagtttttaaatgttgttgtttCTTTATCGTTATTGTTTCAATGATTGGGGTCAAAGGTGTTTGAATAGCTGGTGTATATTTTCTGATGTTTCGAGCAAGAATAAGTTTTTTGCTACGGGCACAAGcttgtatattttaatttttgaatatGTATTTGCTTATATCATATAATATATATCAATGATATATGTTTTCTGGAATGACTTGCCTAAGGTATAAGTTGTTATGATGTCAAAATATTATCATGTTACAATctgtttgtttataattttgcaTTCTCATTTTAGATTTCGACAAATTTTACCATGCTAGAAACTTGATTTTGtcagaaaatatttatatatatatacctgtATATACTCGTATATATAATAAGATGCTGATAATAATAACtagtaagtaagtaataacTAGCAATAACTGATAGAATTAATAATAACTAATGATAATAACTGATAATAATGCTagctgataataataataataacaatattaataACTATTAAGATCTGATTTCGCTTGAATCTCTTCTGTCAATGGATGTGTTCTGCACTTTcaagttttacttttctttattGTACTTCATGTTTTCATGCTTATTTGCTTCTGTATAGAGTTAAGATTTATTGTGTAACAGTAATAGCATATTTTGTGTACTGATATACAAACAAGCTTAAGATAAAGTTAAGGCACTTTGGTATGAAGTTACAAACTGCTAACACTGCGAAATGATTTCTGGCACTACATCTTACTGCCACAGTGGTACATTGCGGGCGTGGCATTGCGGTTTTCTGAACTTTGCAGTGAGAAATTACTCCTCATTTTCCAACAGAGAGAAGAATCATTACGAAATCTTAGAAGTCGACCCTGGCGCCAGCTTTGATGAAATCAAAGACTCCTACATTGAAAAATCCAAAGATCTTCACCCTGATGCTACTGCCTCAAAGGGACAAGACACACATGGAGAGTTCATCGCTTTAAACGAGGCTTACAAGATTTTATGTAAACCGGATTTACGTCGTCAGTATGATGTGCTATTGCACCGGGAGGGTGTTTATCAGGGACCTGTAAAGATGAACCCTTCAGTAAAGAATCCCTATCGATCGGCAAGCTACAAAAACCCTTATCACAATTACAATGAAGGATGGCAGAATGCCGATCACTGGACTGATTATCACAACACATACGGGACTTCGAGAGCTCGCCGGAAAATGCAGCAGGAAATAAAGCACGACTTTTGGCAGAAACACTGGAATTTCTCACGTGAACATGGGGGAGGGGGCCCTCAACTTTCAACTCATAAACAGCCTGAGCCAAAGAAATCCCCTTTACGAGAGCTTTGCTACATGCTCGGCACGATGGCTGTTTTGTCGTTTGGAAcactttttctttattatttttctcCGCGTGGACAAATCGATGTGGCTTATTTTCACCAAGAACATGCTGCGTGGCTTTTATCAAAAGTTAATGTAAAAACTGATAAAGCTCCCACCGCAGAGTTAACATTGGAATCGGCTTTTGAAATTAAACCAAAGAGATAAGCGTAAATATGGTGCTTGGTAGATTATGATGCTAAactattatttaaaatattttatctaaCTCTGTAAATAATGATTTCTAGTTTTAGTTTATGATGCATCAGATAAATGTATTCAAAACAAATTGAGATTTAGCCTAGGTGAGTGAAAATGACAAGGTTGAAATCAATAAATTCGGTCCTACCTATAATAGATCCTACATTTTCCTGCTTTCTGTATGTGgattttcttgttttcttaGCTATTTATTGTACTTTTTGTCATAGATTTTCCACAGTCAATGACTTAGAAACATGAAAGTTGTTTAGGTGCTGTTTTATAACCTGTCTTCAATTCATGCCTACTTGATTGTGTTTGCAAGCAATAGGTATCCTGCTTAGCAATGTTTTCTGCCGTGAGTTTAAATCACATGTTGGATAAGCATTcagtatttaatgaaataGCGTCTTCGGAAACACAAACTGATAACAAGTCTTCTAAAGCTCAGCAAATCCTTCATATTCAAGGAGGAAATTTGTTTGTCTGGGACGATAAGCACAGCTGTCTACGAAATACAAATCTTCGCTCAGATATTAATGACAGCAACACTCTAGAAGATGTACAGGTGGATTAAGTAACCtaaactgaaacattttttggtttatataAACTGCAAACGTAAACGTTGTTTTAAGCAGCAGCAGTAGCGTTTGAGTAAATGATTCAGCCTTTTGTAAGCATTGTCTGACAATAGTTTTCATTGTACAGCTAAACATACTCATAACTATGTTTACTATACTTAAGTATTAATATTAGTTATTAATTactaattatatttatataatataaaaaaaatattttgtccatCATTTAACAAGTtgacactttttctttttagttTCTTCTGTGTCGAAATCCTCCATTGTTCGAAGTGCAGTCGATTATTTTCAACCAATCATCCAATCACGTAGCTCTGGTGGGATCCAGAGGGGTAACTGTGCTTGTTTTGCCTCACAGATTTGGCAAAGATGCCGAATATGAGGGGGGGAAACGCAAGATAACATGCAGGTAAGGAAGAAAAATTCATGATTTGGTTTAAATACAAATGTTCGCGCAAGTttttttagaagcaaattgTTATAAACTTGAGATTATACCCTTGGCCTTGAAGTAACATTCTGGCCACATTTTTACCTCAAGAATGTTAACAATCACTTTGCTATTTTAAACTAAGTACATTTTACCAAATGTTTAACTTAGTATTTTTTCatgtatttaaaatttcaaaataacttttaccaTTCCAACATTCTAGATTTACAAGAGCGTAAGTTGCACACATTATATGTTCTTTGTTTCCACAATTACAGAACTATTCCTGTAGCTGAACGTTTTTTTACCACCAACATCTCTGTCCAACTGATCCAAGCTTCCTGGTATCCTGATGAGTCTTTTTTGCATCTCTGTCTTCTCACCTCGGATAACTCTCTACGGATTTACAACGTACAAAGCGACTCCCAAATGCCGGTGCAGACTCACAAGCTCGGTCAGATGCTGGAAAACAGCATGTCCCTGGCAGGGTCCAGAATGTCATTGATGTCAATGTAAGTTTGAAAGAGGTAAAACAGCAGGTATCATATATGAAATATCATGTCAGGTAACATATATgaaatatcatatcatatctgGCATCATGTATCACAATCACAATCACATAATCACAGGTTTAATTAATGCTCTAAagcaggggtcgggaacctttttggctAAGAGAGCCatgaaagctacatatttttaattgtatttccgtGAGAGCCATatcatatttttcaacaattaatgcaactaacgtgtgcatttttagGCAAAACCAACAACTTTAGACTACGGTAAATGcctgaatttactctttaataacatgtttcttactgttaatgcgacttaaaattacagaaaaagttttattcgtaacaatcgagctaagaaatgccagcttagatttatctgcgagccagatgccgtcatgaaaagagccacatctggctcgcgagccataggttcccgacctctgCTCTAAAGAAAGTCTTTGTGTGACTTAAATTCAGTGATAAGAAGAAATGTTCTACTTTACGTTTATTGtgttttcacattttcatgATTATTATTGTCATCATCGCATTGCtttatttaaagtttgttgattttattttatttgaaagtttatttCACCTACGGGTGATACTATCGCTCCCAAATGTGAAActacagtttttttttcaggtattCAGTGACATCAAGTCTCGGGGAGACTGTGGTTGCCTTTGATTTTGCGTCTCCGATAGAATATATTCCCAAACCAAAACTTCTTTCAAACAAAGACCCAAAACCGATAAAGCTCCAgccaatttatttattacaaggCAACGGCGATGTATTAATACTTCTCACCTCGTTATCATCTAACAAGtaactttttgtttgtgtatttGGAATTGATTGGTGTGTTTTATCGTCTTAAATTTAGCACaacattcattttttcatttcacgttttatgctttttcattttgaaattgATCATTGTATATTCACTATTAAACATTCTATTAATTTAGCCCACAGTAAAAAATTTACGCCTGCCAGCTGTAGGTGATAGCATGACTCGGTTGCCACTTGACTCGACTTCGACTTGACTTTGCCCAACAAGTAGTTTTGGTGGCCGAGAAACATCTGGCTCAGATGACGACACAAGGCTCACAAACTCAA
The Clavelina lepadiformis chromosome 4, kaClaLepa1.1, whole genome shotgun sequence DNA segment above includes these coding regions:
- the LOC143451461 gene encoding uncharacterized protein LOC143451461 — protein: MISGTTSYCHSGTLRAWHCGFLNFAVRNYSSFSNREKNHYEILEVDPGASFDEIKDSYIEKSKDLHPDATASKGQDTHGEFIALNEAYKILCKPDLRRQYDVLLHREGVYQGPVKMNPSVKNPYRSASYKNPYHNYNEGWQNADHWTDYHNTYGTSRARRKMQQEIKHDFWQKHWNFSREHGGGGPQLSTHKQPEPKKSPLRELCYMLGTMAVLSFGTLFLYYFSPRGQIDVAYFHQEHAAWLLSKVNVKTDKAPTAELTLESAFEIKPKR